Proteins encoded within one genomic window of Spirochaeta isovalerica:
- a CDS encoding glutamate-5-semialdehyde dehydrogenase produces MKSLLEQCKSLKNASFSLGSLGTKAKNDALLSVAEALANRENQILEANLIDVESAEKSGMKSSLVDRLRLTSERMKDMISGIETVVSLKDPVWNSRDVWTLENGITVSKMSVPMGVISIIYESRPNVTIDAFTLALKSGNAILLRGSSSAINSNKALVEAVKEGLRKSRISPDVIELVEDTDRAVVGELLHMTEYLDLVIPRGGAGLIKYVTENAKVPTIETGVGNCHVFVDESADLHMALAIVENAKIQRPGVCNAIETILVHKSAASQFLPRLKNKIGDRVELRGCERTAAFIDVIPADELDWATEYLDYILAVKIVDSCDEAISHINRYGTKHSESIITNDLANSRKFQRNIDAAAVYVNASTRFTDGGAMGFGAEMGISTQKMHARGPMGLNELVTIKYVMNGDGQIRE; encoded by the coding sequence ATGAAAAGTTTGCTTGAACAGTGTAAAAGCCTGAAAAACGCCTCATTCTCATTGGGATCTCTGGGAACTAAAGCGAAAAATGATGCCCTCCTGTCCGTTGCGGAAGCGCTGGCGAATCGGGAAAACCAAATACTTGAAGCCAATCTGATTGATGTGGAATCAGCTGAAAAGAGCGGTATGAAAAGCAGTCTTGTGGATCGTTTACGACTCACGTCTGAAAGAATGAAAGATATGATCTCTGGTATTGAAACAGTTGTCTCTCTCAAAGATCCGGTCTGGAACAGCAGAGATGTCTGGACTCTTGAAAATGGAATTACCGTATCAAAAATGTCTGTCCCGATGGGGGTTATCAGCATTATTTATGAATCGAGACCGAATGTCACAATCGATGCTTTCACTCTGGCTCTGAAGAGCGGAAACGCCATTCTCCTCAGGGGCAGTTCATCAGCCATAAACTCCAATAAAGCTCTTGTCGAAGCCGTTAAGGAAGGACTCCGTAAAAGTCGGATCTCTCCCGATGTCATCGAGCTTGTTGAAGATACTGACAGAGCTGTTGTCGGGGAACTTCTTCATATGACTGAATATCTGGATCTTGTCATTCCCAGAGGCGGCGCGGGACTTATCAAATATGTAACGGAAAATGCAAAGGTTCCCACAATCGAAACAGGAGTAGGGAATTGCCATGTTTTTGTCGATGAGAGCGCAGATCTTCATATGGCCCTGGCCATTGTAGAGAATGCCAAAATCCAGAGGCCCGGCGTATGCAATGCCATCGAAACGATTCTGGTTCACAAATCAGCAGCCTCACAATTTCTTCCCCGATTGAAAAATAAAATCGGAGACAGGGTGGAGCTTCGCGGTTGCGAAAGGACTGCTGCTTTTATCGATGTCATTCCGGCTGATGAACTTGACTGGGCAACTGAATATCTGGATTATATATTGGCAGTGAAAATCGTCGATTCCTGTGACGAAGCGATTTCCCATATAAACAGATATGGAACGAAGCATTCGGAATCGATAATTACAAACGATCTGGCTAACAGCAGAAAATTTCAGCGTAATATCGATGCCGCTGCGGTATATGTCAATGCCTCAACCCGTTTTACCGACGGCGGGGCTATGGGCTTCGGTGCGGAAATGGGAATAAGCACTCAGAAAATGCATGCCCGTGGACCGATGGGGCTCAATGAACTGGTTACAATAAAGTATGTGATGAACGGCGACGGTCAGATCCGGGAGTAG
- a CDS encoding adenylyltransferase/cytidyltransferase family protein produces the protein MKTVLVFGTFDVIHPGHIYFLQKAAAEGDRLVAVIARDRFVLKTKKRNPVHGEEERISHIMQSGLVDEAFLSDEVTGTYGVVEKVNPQVVCFGHDQHKLAESFTQWISNNDKKIQIVTIEPYKRDRYSSTLRNKNHY, from the coding sequence ATGAAAACCGTTCTTGTCTTCGGGACATTTGATGTTATCCACCCGGGACACATATATTTTCTACAGAAAGCGGCTGCCGAAGGTGACCGTCTGGTTGCAGTAATTGCACGTGACAGATTTGTTCTGAAAACCAAAAAACGCAATCCTGTACATGGAGAAGAAGAGAGAATCTCGCATATTATGCAAAGCGGTCTTGTAGATGAAGCATTTCTTTCGGATGAAGTTACCGGAACTTATGGTGTCGTTGAAAAAGTCAATCCACAGGTTGTGTGCTTCGGCCATGATCAGCATAAACTTGCCGAGTCTTTTACCCAATGGATCAGCAATAATGATAAAAAAATTCAGATTGTAACAATCGAACCTTATAAAAGGGACCGGTACAGCTCCACTCTCAGAAACAAGAATCACTATTAA
- a CDS encoding PAS domain-containing protein has translation MENEFDSELLSRLKVKGVDSNFIEHLLSSLFNTFPDHIYIKDRNSRFLLINESLTKVFNLNSPDEAVGKSDYDFFTEEHAGITYREEQEIMDCGRGMTNYVEKETWEDGSISWVASTKVPFRDEEGKVIGIFGISRDITARRQAEIDKNNRARELDCFIKISQIAKSKEVSFEGHIKEIASLIPEFLSHAQIASVRIVVGNKSFKSRDFHETENKRLFPVRDGSSKVGVLEVFLERKDKEIENTTEQVLNLIADRLNEIIQKRWIEKDLRKWEHILKDAEDHMDLYP, from the coding sequence ATGGAAAATGAGTTTGACTCTGAATTATTAAGCAGGCTTAAAGTAAAAGGTGTTGATTCTAACTTTATCGAACACCTTCTCAGTTCTCTTTTTAACACCTTTCCCGACCATATTTACATAAAAGATAGAAATTCCCGATTCCTGCTTATTAATGAATCTCTCACAAAAGTGTTCAATCTCAATTCTCCCGATGAAGCTGTCGGAAAAAGTGATTATGACTTTTTTACAGAAGAACATGCGGGCATCACCTATCGGGAGGAACAGGAGATAATGGATTGCGGAAGAGGTATGACGAATTATGTGGAAAAGGAAACCTGGGAGGACGGATCAATCAGCTGGGTGGCTTCGACAAAAGTTCCTTTCCGCGATGAAGAAGGCAAGGTCATCGGCATCTTTGGAATTTCCAGAGATATTACGGCGCGGAGACAGGCTGAAATAGACAAAAACAACCGGGCCAGGGAGCTCGACTGTTTTATAAAGATTTCACAGATTGCCAAAAGCAAAGAGGTCAGTTTTGAAGGGCATATAAAGGAAATCGCTTCACTGATTCCCGAGTTTCTCAGTCATGCCCAAATCGCTTCGGTCCGCATTGTCGTCGGTAATAAGTCTTTTAAGAGCAGGGATTTCCATGAAACAGAAAACAAGAGACTTTTTCCGGTTAGAGACGGAAGCTCAAAAGTGGGCGTCCTGGAAGTCTTTCTCGAAAGAAAAGACAAGGAGATCGAAAACACAACCGAACAGGTCTTGAATCTGATTGCCGATCGATTAAATGAAATTATTCAGAAAAGATGGATTGAGAAAGATCTGCGCAAGTGGGAGCACATCCTTAAAGATGCTGAAGATCATATGGATCTCTACCCCTGA
- a CDS encoding peptidylprolyl isomerase yields MSKMTNKAVIIISAIVVLAAAGGISAYYLLRDRGVAAVVNGVKITEEKVAEEVSKSAAQYEAQGMALQPAQLEQVRSSVIENLITREVLLQESASFVIPDEEINEKIASLQSQFESDEAFNEALASQGYDPDSFKEVILQDMKIQKLIEEKVPEETTVTDEEILTFYKENPAYFTEPERIHASHILVTVEAGDDDEKKNQAKAKIERISEELKNGADFADTARRESEGPSGPQGGDLGEFTRGQMVSGFETVAFALPEGEISGIVETQFGYHIIKVHERFPESSVPLEDVRESINSYLVQDKNQTKLKDFLESLKNAAKIRIPGIKDEKTTEEV; encoded by the coding sequence ATGTCAAAAATGACTAATAAAGCTGTCATAATTATTTCAGCTATTGTCGTCCTTGCTGCAGCAGGGGGAATCAGCGCTTATTATCTGCTCAGAGACAGAGGTGTTGCCGCCGTTGTCAACGGAGTAAAAATCACAGAAGAAAAAGTTGCAGAGGAAGTTTCCAAAAGTGCGGCGCAGTACGAAGCTCAGGGGATGGCACTTCAGCCGGCTCAGCTTGAACAGGTTCGCAGCTCAGTTATCGAAAATCTCATTACAAGAGAAGTCCTTCTGCAGGAATCGGCATCATTTGTCATTCCCGATGAAGAAATCAATGAAAAAATCGCTTCTCTTCAGTCTCAGTTCGAATCCGATGAAGCTTTTAACGAAGCACTAGCCTCTCAGGGATACGATCCGGATTCCTTCAAAGAAGTGATTCTTCAGGATATGAAGATCCAGAAGCTCATTGAAGAAAAAGTTCCCGAAGAAACCACAGTAACCGATGAGGAAATCCTGACCTTCTATAAGGAAAATCCCGCCTATTTTACAGAACCGGAAAGAATACATGCAAGCCACATACTGGTGACTGTGGAAGCGGGAGACGATGACGAGAAAAAGAACCAGGCAAAAGCAAAGATTGAACGGATAAGCGAAGAATTGAAAAACGGCGCTGACTTTGCCGATACAGCCAGAAGAGAATCTGAAGGACCGAGCGGACCGCAGGGCGGAGATCTGGGAGAGTTTACAAGAGGTCAGATGGTCAGTGGGTTCGAAACAGTTGCTTTCGCTCTGCCGGAAGGAGAAATCAGCGGTATTGTAGAAACCCAGTTCGGATACCACATCATTAAAGTTCATGAAAGATTCCCCGAATCGTCTGTACCTCTGGAAGATGTCAGAGAATCTATCAACAGCTATCTCGTTCAGGATAAGAATCAGACGAAATTGAAAGATTTTCTAGAATCTCTCAAAAATGCCGCAAAGATCCGAATTCCCGGAATAAAAGACGAAAAAACGACTGAAGAAGTATAA